The following DNA comes from Enterocloster bolteae.
GATGGTGTGGAGAAGGGGATTGAAAAAGGTATAGAAAAAGGAGTCCAGCAGGGGCTGGGGCGCGCAAATGCACTGAATATGAAGCTGGCAGATGCAGGAAGGGCGGACGACATTATCCGGGCAGCATCGGATAGGACTTATCAGGAACAATTGTTTAAGGAGTTCGGAATTTAGTAGTAAACACTTTATTTTGCGAAAACATCCGCCGGCCCAAGGATCTTTTTAAGGGGTATATTGGCCTTTACTGTGCAGGGCAGATTTTCGTCAGGTTTGAGAAGCAGCGATATAAACTGCATTTCTGACAGAACCATTATGGGTCCTCCATGGGTAAACCAAAACTTAATATCAAAAAGCCTTGGTTGAATTACCAAACTCTGTAAATATGCTCAAAAGACAACTTTCCACAAGGGGCTGACGAATTATGAAGATAGAAAAACCACCCTCTCAACTGCCAGGTATCAGGGTGGTTTTCCTATATAGCTGCTTACATCAACAATAACAGACTTTTCTTTGTGTTTTCATCCGCCCCAGCTTTGCCATCATCTATTTTCAGGCACTGATTTAGTCACAATCACATCCGTGTCATACCCCATGAGACGCGGTATGACAACAGTTCCCGCTTTCACAGGGGCGGTCAGGGTATACTTTTTTATCTCACTCACTGCATCGAAAATCCGGTCCCGGGGTATGGGGTTTGTCAGCCTCACGCTGGCCAGGGGAAGTATGCCGCCCTTTACCAATACAGATGTGGCAATAT
Coding sequences within:
- a CDS encoding DUF1667 domain-containing protein gives rise to the protein MLREYTCIICPNGCDIRAQIEEREDGSRRICSVEGAACPKGRAYVEQELTDPQRNIATSVLVKGGILPLASVRLTNPIPRDRIFDAVSEIKKYTLTAPVKAGTVVIPRLMGYDTDVIVTKSVPENR